A section of the Quercus lobata isolate SW786 unplaced genomic scaffold, ValleyOak3.0 Primary Assembly Scq3eQI_100, whole genome shotgun sequence genome encodes:
- the LOC115972955 gene encoding uncharacterized protein LOC115972955: protein MAVHSKNKALICKVFPSSLGPVVMRWFDRLDEGSISSFQELTRAFRAQFVTCSKVPCPLDSLLFMVMREGETLKTYSDRYLEMFNEIDGDFEDVVIRTFKVVLPIKHDLRKSLTKKPVRSMRQLIDRIDKHKQVVNIVFKEPVLQILEKINVEPYFKWTNKMEGGPMKRNQGLYCQYHQDREHTIEDYRTLRDYLEQLVKIGKLRQILHQPFGQGNQAGSAH from the exons ATGGCTGTTCACTCAAAGAATAAAGCTTTGATATGCAAAGTATTCCCTTCTAGCTTAGGGCCTGTcgtgatgagatggtttgatagGCTGGACGAAGGCTCAATTAGCTCTTTTCAGGAGCTCACCAGGGCTTTCAGGGCCCAATTTGTTACATGTAGCAAGGTTCCTTGTCCCCTAGATTCCCTGCTGTTTATGGTGATGAGAGAGGGTGAGACCCTAAAAACTTACTCGGATAGATATTTGGAGATGTTTAATGAGATAGATGGAGATTTTGAAGATGTGGTAATAAGGACGTTTAAGGTCGTCCTGCCTATTAAGCATGACTTGAGGAAGTCCTTGACAAAGAAGCCAGTGCGAAGCATGCGTCAACTTATAGATCGGATTGACAAACACAAACAG GTGGTTAACATAGTATTCAAGGAGCCTGTGCTTCAGATCCTTGAGAAGATAAATGTTGAACCATACTTCAAGTGGACAAATAAAATGGAAGGTGGCCCCATGAAGCGTAATCAAGGTCTTTATTGCCAATATCATCAAGACCGTGAACACACTATAGAAGATTATAGAACTTTACGTGACTATCTGGAGCAGCTGGTCAAGATTGGGAAGTTGAGACAAATTTTGCACCAGCCTTTTGGACAAGGGAATCAGGCTGGGTCAGCACATTAA